One window of Mucilaginibacter inviolabilis genomic DNA carries:
- a CDS encoding HD domain-containing protein, whose protein sequence is MSVNKVKTIAGITIPDSTIATQATELLLEHGTEFIYNHSLRVFLFSSLNGKRNNLPYNAELLYVSSVFHDLGLTKHYSSPDLRFEVDGANAARDFLKSHGLPKESLQLVWDTIALHTTIGIAEHKEPEVALMYSGVGLDVMGEGYENLSAENREEIIHAFPRNDFKKNIIPTFFSGFEHKTETTFGNIKADVCAYMIPNFHRKNFCDCILHSPWNE, encoded by the coding sequence ATGTCTGTAAATAAAGTAAAAACAATTGCCGGGATCACCATCCCTGATAGTACTATCGCCACCCAGGCTACCGAGCTTTTATTGGAGCATGGTACCGAATTTATCTATAATCACTCGTTAAGGGTATTTCTTTTTTCGTCGCTAAACGGAAAGCGTAACAATTTACCTTATAATGCCGAACTGTTATATGTGAGCTCGGTATTTCATGACCTGGGCTTAACCAAACACTACAGCAGTCCCGACCTGCGTTTTGAAGTCGACGGGGCCAACGCTGCCCGAGATTTTCTGAAAAGCCACGGATTACCCAAAGAATCATTACAGCTGGTTTGGGATACGATTGCCCTGCACACCACCATCGGTATTGCTGAGCACAAGGAACCCGAAGTAGCCCTGATGTACTCCGGCGTAGGCCTTGATGTAATGGGCGAGGGCTACGAAAACCTAAGCGCCGAAAACCGGGAGGAGATCATCCACGCCTTTCCTCGGAATGATTTTAAGAAAAATATCATCCCAACCTTCTTCAGTGGCTTTGAGCATAAAACCGAAACCACTTTTGGCAACATCAAAGCCGATGTATGCGCCTACATGATCCCGAACTTTCACCGCAAAAATTTCTGCGATTGTATTTTGCATTCGCCATGGAATGAATAA